The DNA region ACAATGAGTAACACCACAGTCCTTCCGTCCCGGCCAGGTGCCGGAACACCAGGTAAAGAAAAAGACGTACCACGACGGCGGCCCGGCCCCACGGTCGGGAAGTACATTTCCGTCGGGCTGCTGGTCCTGGGCGCCATCGGAATGATCGCCCCGTTCCTGTGGATGTTCACCACCTCGCTCCGGGACGCCAGCCAGGCGTACGACCTGCCGCCGCAGTGGCTGCCCACGGAGTTGGACTGGTCCAACTACGCCGACGCGGTCAGCGGACCCGTGCCGATCCTCAAGAACATGTTCAACAGCGCGGTGATCGCCATCGCCGTCAGCATCGGCATGATCATCACAGCACCGATGGCCGGCTACGCGTTCGCGAAGCTGGAATTCCCCGGCCGAAACTCAATCTTTGTGGGCCTGTTGTCCTCGCTGATGGTGCCGGCCCAGGTGACCATCATTCCGTTGTTCCTGCTGATGCGGGCCTTCGGCCTGCTGGACAACCCCCTCAGCCTGATCCTGCCCGGCATCACCGGAGCCCTGGGCGTGTTCCTGCTGCGGCAGTTCTTCCTGGGGCTGCCGCAGGAAATCATCGACGCCGCCCGGATGGACGGTGCGACCGCCTGGCAGACCTACCGGCTGATCGCGCTGCCGCTGGCCAAGAACGCCGTGAGCACCCTGGGTGTAATTACGTTCCTGGGCAGCTGGAACGCCTATTTTGCCCCGTCGATCTTCCTTAACAGCACGGACACCGCCACCCTGCCGCTGGGGCTGGTCCTCATGCTCGGCCCGTACGGTGCCGGCAACGTGGCCCAGGTGATGGCAGCAACCACCATCGCCATCGCACCGGCCCTCATCGTCTTCCTGGTGGCCCAGCGGTGGATCATCGCCAGCCTCACCCAATCAGCTGTCAAGGGCTGAACAACTTTCCTGAAAGGTACAACCACCATGGCAACATCGCCCCGCTCAGGCCTGCTCTCAAGCCTGACCAAGCTCTCCACCGCACGCACGGCCCGCGCCTCCAGCTGGGACCAGACCGGCCGGAACCGCGACAACTGGATCGTGATGCCCGGCGAGGAACGGGTCTTGGCGGACATCGAGGGCCCGGGCTCCATCACGCACATCTGGATGACCCAGTCCTGTCGGATCCAGCCGGGCCCCGGCCAGATCTCCCCGGAGTTGGTGGGCGTGCCGATGCTGGAAATCCACAACGCCCTCGGCGTCAGCTGGGAAGTGGTGGACCCGGACTATTACCGCAAGATCGTCATCAGGATGTACTGGGATGATCAGGAAACCCCCAGCGTCATTGCGCCACTGGGTGACTTCTTCGGCCTGCTGAATTCCCTGTCCGGCTCCTACGATTCCCTGCCGCTCTCCGTCTCCGCCAAGGAAGGGGAACTGAACACCTTCGGCGGCAGTGCGGCGTTCAACAGCTACTTCGAGATGCCCTTCAACTCAAGGGCACGCATCACCGTTGAAAACCAGAACGACATCCCGTACCTGCAGTACTTCTACATCGACTACGAGCTCTACACCGAGCCACTGCCGGAGGACACGGCCTACTTCCACGCCCACTGGCGCCGGCAGAAGCCCAACGCCGGATGGGGCCCGGACCTGCAGACCAACAGCATCGAGGTGGCCATCCCCAACCTCTCCGGCGAGGACAACTACGTGGTCCTCGAGACCGAGGGCCAGGGCCACTATGTGGGCTGCAACCTGGCCGTGCGCCACTTCCAAGGGTCATGGTGGGGCGAAGGTGACGACATGATCTTCATCGACGACGACACCTGGCCGCCCAGCCTGCACGGCACCGGCATGGAGGACTACTTTGGCCACGCCTGGGGCATGCAGCACAACGCCTTCCTGATGAACGGCACCATGGTCCACGAAGAAAACGTGCCGGGCTTCCACCACAGCTACCGCTTCCACATGACCGATCCCATCAGGTTCCAGAAACGCATCAAGGTCACCTTCGAACACGGCCACGCCAACCACCTCTCCGATGACTGGTCCTCCACCGCCTACTGGTACCAGACGCTCCCCTCCCCCGTGCTGGAGATCGCCGCCGTGGAGGAGCGCCTGCCGCTGCGGCCCCGCGACCAGGTGGAGGAGCGGCCCTTGCCGGAACTGACGCCGGCCCAGCAGACCGCCCGCGACGCCTCCGCCGAACGGATGAAGCAGTTCACCGAAACGCGGGACGCCGTCCGCAACGAACGCAGGGCAGAAATTGACGACTGGGAGAAGGCCAACGCCGATCAGGCCCGGGAGGTCCGGCAGCGGTTCCTGGCCGCAAACAGCGTCCCCGTCCAGTAATTCCACCAGCAGACAGCACCGAAGGATCAGCATGAACGCGCACGAAACCCGCCCCGCCTTCCACTTCACAGCCGCTGAGGGTTGGATCAACGATCCCCTCGGCGTGACCTGGAAGGACGGCCAGTACCACCTCTTCTACCAGTACGTTCCGGGCCGCACCACGTGGGCCTCCAACTGCCACTGGGGTCATGCCACGTCCCCCGACATGATTGCCTGGACGGAACAGTCCGTCGCCGTCGCACCCGGTGAAGGTGACGATGGCATCTGGTCGGGTTCCATAGCCACCGGCCCCGATGGCGGCGCGACGATGTTCTACACCTCGGTCACCGAACCCGACATCGGCATTGGGACAGTCAGGACCGCCACACCCGACGACGCCTCCTGGAACTCGTGGACCAAAGGCGCGAAACTGATGACTGCTCCCGATGCCGGCGTGCTGGCCTACCGGGACCCGTTCGTCTTCCGCGACGGCGGACAGTGGCGCATGTTCGTCGGCGCCGGGCTGGAGGGCGGCACCGCAGCCGCGGTTTCCTACAGCTCCCCGGACCTGTCGCAGTGGACTCTGGATGGCATCGCCGCGCAACGCTCCGGCACGGAGATGGATCCGGTCTGGACCGGGACGATGTGGGAATGCCCCCAGCTCATTGAGATTGACGGTTCCCACGTCCTGGTCACCTCCATCTGGGAAGACGACGTTCTGCACTACGTGGCCTACGGCGTAGGAAGCTACTCCGATGGTCAGTTCATCGCCCGCTCGTGGGGCCAGCTCACCTACGGCAAGAGCTATTACGCCCCTTCCTTCTTCCGGGACAGGGACGGCGCGCAGTCGTTGATTTTCTGGGTCCGCGGCGTTATCAGCCCTGAAGGGCAGTGGGCCAGCGCGCTGAGCATCCCGCACACGCTGACGCTCGACGGCGATACTCTGGCGGCCGCACCCCACGCCGACCTCGCAACGTACTCCCGGCCGGGCTCCCTGGAGCAGGTCAGCGCTACGGTTTTTGAGACAGTGCTCGACGGCGGTGCCGACCTCCGGTGCGCCGTCACCGCCGGGACGGTCATCAGCCTCGCCACCCTGAAGGGGCCACTGGCCACCTTCCGGCATGACGGGGGCGGTATCCGGGTGACGGTGGCCGGGAACGCCGACTTCGCCGACGCGTTCCTACCGGCCGACGAGGGCTCCGAGCTGCGGGCCATCATCGACGCCGGGGTGTTGGAACTCTCCGGCCATCAGGGCATCATGGCAGTCCCAGTGCCCATTGTGGACTCGCCCGTGACGCTGACGGTGGCTAACGCCGTCTCCACGCCCCTGCTCAACATAGTTTCGAAGCTGATAGTGAATGGCGTGGGAACCACACGTCAGGCCGCACTGTCAGGACAGCCGTGACCACCACTTCTGGCTCCCAGCGGCCCAACCCGTTGTCGTCGGGGAATCCCTGACCGACATCATCACGACGTCAGCCGGACCTGTGGAATTCGCCGGCGGGTCAGGCCCCAACGTGGCCTACGGCCTTGGGCGGCTGAGTGTGAACACAGGCCTGCTGACAGTGCTGGGCGCGGACCGGAGGGCCGAAGCCATCCGGCAGCATCTGGATTCAGCTGCAGTGCAGCTTCTACGGGGTGCCACCCGCCTGAGACGCACCTCCACGGCAACGGCTTCGCTGGACAGCAAAGGTTCGGCTGCATATGCCTTGGCATCGAGTGGACGCTGCCGCAGGTGAGTCCCACCTTCATTCCCAAAGTCCTGCATACCGGATCCCTGGCCACCTTTCTTGAACCCGGGGCCACGCACTTCCGGTCTGTGATGAAGTTCTTCTACGGCAGGTGCGTCATCACGTACGACCCCAATATCCGGTCGCACATCATCGGAGACCATGCCCAGGCACACCAGACCTTCGAGGCCACGGCGCGCCTGGCCAATGTGGTGAAGCTGAGCGATGAGGACGCTACCTGGCTCTACCCGGGACTCGGAACAGCTGAGATTGCGCGCCGCATCCTGTAGCTCGGGGTGCAAGTAGTTGCCGTAACTGCAGGAGCGGAGGGGTTCGGACCTCTACTCAGAGTCTTCCCAGGTGCACGTTGCCGCGCCGGAGGTAAAAGCAGCGGACACTGTGGGTGCCGGCGATTCCTATATGTCCTCGTTCATCGCTGGGATCTTGACCGATTCCCGGCCGGACTTCGATGAGGAGCAGCTCAGGCGGCTCGGAACGGTGGCTGCTGCCGCGGCAGCCATCAGTGCGACCCGACATGGAGCGAATCCGCCAACAGCGCGGGAACTGCAGGAGGCTGGCCGTTTCCTCTGGACGGGATCGTCTTAGGTTCAAAGACCTTGTCCGTGTCCACAGGCATTTACCGGCTGCGGGGCGCGTTCGAGATCGAGCCTACCCACATAGCTTCAACACGTTCGACTTGACAGGGAATACATAAGGCGCAGCATGGACCAGTGGGAAACCGGCGGACCCGTACACGCGTTTGACGTACGCCGCAACGGCAGGAGCCATCCGCGCGGTCCTCAGAATCGAACCAGGCAATACCGCATCGATCGCCGTGGCCCATCATCCGCGACCCCGATCCAACTTTCGATCCGTCATGGCACTGGACTGTCTCGTTTCCTAGGAACTGAGACAGTCCATACGACACTCATTCGGGGGCGGAGTCGACGATTCGGTAGTCGATGGCAGTGTGGCCAACCACTTCATTTGAGCCGAAGCCGAAGGCTGCGTAAGTCATGATGGCTCGTTCGCCGATGACCAGCCCGGTATCGGGGTCGATGATCATTTCTGCCCGTTGGCCGGCGCGGAGTGGTTCTGTCCGCCCGATCGCTATGCCGACCTTGCCGTCGAAGTTGGCTTGCTCGCTGGCATTGACCCCGGGGATGAAAGCCAGCGCCTGGTAGAGGCCAGCGCGCAGGTCGGCAGGAACGAGACCTAGCCTCAGGATGTCGGTGATGCGTACGAAGTTGTTCTCATCCCGTGAGGCTGAACCCCCGTCGTACTGGGAGTTGAAGTGGTCGTATAACGCCTGCCCGTCCCGCGGCAGAGCGTCCAGCTCCTCCTCGCTCAGCAGGCTCCACGGGCCGCCATAAAAATATCCGTCCTTGGCGCGGATGACCTCTGTTTCCATGGGTACCGGGGCGGCATCGCCCCAGTCGCGCCGGAGGACCCAGTCCTCATTTGGGCTGCCTGGAACGTAAACGTCAATTGTCTGGACGTTCATCGAGTTTTTGATGGTCCCCGATTCATCCACGCTGGAAACACCCCAGTTGGCGCGCGTGTGGATCAGCAGGTATTCGCCCGGCTTTGGCACGGGATCGCTGAAGGTCATTGACTGCTCCGCAACTGCCCGCAGGACCCCTGCTGCGTGCGCGCTTTGCGCGGTAATGCTGATCTGCCCTACAACCAGCGCGCCCACTGTTGCTGTCGCGGCGGCGAGCAAAACTCGACGGGTTGGGTGAGGGCGGGCCGGTCCGGCAGGCTTCAGCGGAACAAGGGTCGGGAGCTTGACGAGCTGCCTGCGTAGCGCTTCACGCCTGTCAGCCTGGAACTCGGATGTGTTCATGATGTTCTCCGTCCAAGAATTGCCTGCGGGTCCGGCTCTTGTTCATGCACTACTTGGCTATACAGGGTCCCAAGCCGGGATTTCGCTCGATGGAGCCGGGACTTCACCGTTCCATCCGCAATGCCAAGGGCAGCACCTGCCTCTTTGGCTCCCAGGCCCCCTATGACGCACAGGGTGAGCACGTCGCGCTCTTGTGGTCTTAGTTTCGTGAAAGCTTCCCGAAGAGCAGAGGACTTGAAACTGGATTCATCGGCTTCGGCAATGCCGTCGGCAATGTCGGCCGCATCCTGTGGCGGCGGGAGCTGGTTGAGGAAGTGCCTGTAGCGGCGTTGCTGACGGACGTGGTTACGGAGGGTGTTGTTCGTGGTGACCAACAGCCAAGGCAGTATCGAGTCATTCACT from Arthrobacter pascens includes:
- a CDS encoding CU044_5270 family protein, with product MNTSEFQADRREALRRQLVKLPTLVPLKPAGPARPHPTRRVLLAAATATVGALVVGQISITAQSAHAAGVLRAVAEQSMTFSDPVPKPGEYLLIHTRANWGVSSVDESGTIKNSMNVQTIDVYVPGSPNEDWVLRRDWGDAAPVPMETEVIRAKDGYFYGGPWSLLSEEELDALPRDGQALYDHFNSQYDGGSASRDENNFVRITDILRLGLVPADLRAGLYQALAFIPGVNASEQANFDGKVGIAIGRTEPLRAGQRAEMIIDPDTGLVIGERAIMTYAAFGFGSNEVVGHTAIDYRIVDSAPE
- a CDS encoding RNA polymerase sigma factor — protein: MGEESGISDEVLWSQVVNGDGDAFGLLFDRHHDRVRRHALKVLSLPHVAEDVTAVVFYEAWRRRANVRIVNDSILPWLLVTTNNTLRNHVRQQRRYRHFLNQLPPPQDAADIADGIAEADESSFKSSALREAFTKLRPQERDVLTLCVIGGLGAKEAGAALGIADGTVKSRLHRAKSRLGTLYSQVVHEQEPDPQAILGRRTS
- a CDS encoding PfkB family carbohydrate kinase, with the protein product MAWEPHVRPHCQDSRDHHFWLPAAQPVVVGESLTDIITTSAGPVEFAGGSGPNVAYGLGRLSVNTGLLTVLGADRRAEAIRQHLDSAAVQLLRGATRLRRTSTATASLDSKGSAAYALASSGRCRR
- a CDS encoding carbohydrate ABC transporter permease translates to MSNTTVLPSRPGAGTPGKEKDVPRRRPGPTVGKYISVGLLVLGAIGMIAPFLWMFTTSLRDASQAYDLPPQWLPTELDWSNYADAVSGPVPILKNMFNSAVIAIAVSIGMIITAPMAGYAFAKLEFPGRNSIFVGLLSSLMVPAQVTIIPLFLLMRAFGLLDNPLSLILPGITGALGVFLLRQFFLGLPQEIIDAARMDGATAWQTYRLIALPLAKNAVSTLGVITFLGSWNAYFAPSIFLNSTDTATLPLGLVLMLGPYGAGNVAQVMAATTIAIAPALIVFLVAQRWIIASLTQSAVKG
- a CDS encoding glycoside hydrolase family 172 protein → MATSPRSGLLSSLTKLSTARTARASSWDQTGRNRDNWIVMPGEERVLADIEGPGSITHIWMTQSCRIQPGPGQISPELVGVPMLEIHNALGVSWEVVDPDYYRKIVIRMYWDDQETPSVIAPLGDFFGLLNSLSGSYDSLPLSVSAKEGELNTFGGSAAFNSYFEMPFNSRARITVENQNDIPYLQYFYIDYELYTEPLPEDTAYFHAHWRRQKPNAGWGPDLQTNSIEVAIPNLSGEDNYVVLETEGQGHYVGCNLAVRHFQGSWWGEGDDMIFIDDDTWPPSLHGTGMEDYFGHAWGMQHNAFLMNGTMVHEENVPGFHHSYRFHMTDPIRFQKRIKVTFEHGHANHLSDDWSSTAYWYQTLPSPVLEIAAVEERLPLRPRDQVEERPLPELTPAQQTARDASAERMKQFTETRDAVRNERRAEIDDWEKANADQAREVRQRFLAANSVPVQ
- a CDS encoding glycoside hydrolase family 32 protein, producing MNAHETRPAFHFTAAEGWINDPLGVTWKDGQYHLFYQYVPGRTTWASNCHWGHATSPDMIAWTEQSVAVAPGEGDDGIWSGSIATGPDGGATMFYTSVTEPDIGIGTVRTATPDDASWNSWTKGAKLMTAPDAGVLAYRDPFVFRDGGQWRMFVGAGLEGGTAAAVSYSSPDLSQWTLDGIAAQRSGTEMDPVWTGTMWECPQLIEIDGSHVLVTSIWEDDVLHYVAYGVGSYSDGQFIARSWGQLTYGKSYYAPSFFRDRDGAQSLIFWVRGVISPEGQWASALSIPHTLTLDGDTLAAAPHADLATYSRPGSLEQVSATVFETVLDGGADLRCAVTAGTVISLATLKGPLATFRHDGGGIRVTVAGNADFADAFLPADEGSELRAIIDAGVLELSGHQGIMAVPVPIVDSPVTLTVANAVSTPLLNIVSKLIVNGVGTTRQAALSGQP
- a CDS encoding PfkB family carbohydrate kinase, whose protein sequence is MQERRGSDLYSESSQVHVAAPEVKAADTVGAGDSYMSSFIAGILTDSRPDFDEEQLRRLGTVAAAAAAISATRHGANPPTARELQEAGRFLWTGSS